From the genome of Vicia villosa cultivar HV-30 ecotype Madison, WI linkage group LG2, Vvil1.0, whole genome shotgun sequence, one region includes:
- the LOC131650687 gene encoding uncharacterized protein LOC131650687, which translates to MLIAKFEWLVWQLYVVGLLQPFFPTNNSYESQKLSENTNTTYQCDGKNQKEESNTYLVIGQSVQDDAKFMNRQHEFFSANTGDTSDNKSMEHDTVLNSISNAQSDTNPTWKPKSMFQKESSPFPTSISSHSNPKSQNSEAHQWSDNTTYTCDQNKNDQSNIDCSMHESPSNGQSCGTSFYHDAENRNTSGVCEGTGSRSDGNALLSVVRKNHLESSISNDHYGELRGANSHCTSHREATLTTFRLKRKDICYDKKVLQPPRFHCFTKSDNG; encoded by the exons ATGTTAATAGCAAAATTTGAATGGCTG GTATGGCAACTGTATGTTGTTGGCTTGTTGCAGCCTTTTTTTCCAACAAATAATTCTTATGAATCACAAAAGTTATCTGAAAATACAAATACTACTTATCAGTGTGATGGAAAAAACCAAAAAGAGGAAAGTAACACTTATCTGGTGATTGGTCAATCTGTACAAGATGATGCAAAATTTATGAACCGTCAACATGAATTCTTTTCAGCCAACACCGGGGATACTTCTGATAACAAGTCTATGGAGCATGATACCGTTTTAAATTCTATAAGCAACGCACAGTCAGACACGAATCCCACATGGAAACCAAAATCAATGTTTCAAAAAGAAAGTTCTCCATTTCCCACAAGTATTTCCTCCCATTCCAATCCTAAAAGTCAGAACTCAGAAGCTCATCAATGGTCGGATAACACCACCTATACTTGTGATCAAAATAAAAATGATCAAAGTAATATTGATTGTTCTATGCATGAATCTCCATCTAATGGTCAAAGTTGTGGTACTAGCTTTTACCATGATGCAGAAAATCGCAACACTAGTGGTGTGTGTGAAGGCACAGGCAGCAGGAGTGATGGAAATGCCCTTCTATCTGTTGTACGCAAGAATCATCTTGAAAGTTCTATCAGTAATGATCACTATGGCGAGCTTAGAGGCGCAAATTCTCACTGCACCAGCCATAGAGAAGCAACTCTAACAACGTTTCGACTGAAGCGAAAAGAcatatgttatgacaaaaaggtaCTGCAACCACCGCGCTTTCACTGCTTCACAAAATCAGACAATGGTTGA
- the LOC131647471 gene encoding NAD-dependent malic enzyme 59 kDa isoform, mitochondrial-like, whose amino-acid sequence MIALTDGSRILGLGDLGVQGIGIPIGKLDVYVVAAGINPQRILPVMLDVGTNNQKLLEDRLYLGLRQPRLEGEEYLSIVDEFMEAVHARWPKAIVQFEDFQMKWAFETLERNKKIFCIF is encoded by the exons ATGATTGCCTTGACAGATGGAAGTCGAATTCTTGGATTAGGTGATCTTGGAGTTCAAGGAATTGGAATACCCATTGGAAAACTTGACGtgtatgttgttgctgctggtatCAACCCCCAAAGA ATACTACCAGTCATGCTAGATGTTGGCACCAACAACCAAAAGCTACTTGAAGACCGCCTTT ATTTAGGACTTCGACAACCAAGGCTGGAAGGTGAAGAGTATCTGTCAATAGTTGATGAATTCATGGAAGCGGTTCATGCTCGATGGCCCAAGGCCATTGTGcag TTTGAAGATTTCCAAATGAAGTGGGCTTTTGAAACTCTAGAacgaaataagaaaatattttgcaTATTTTAA
- the LOC131653000 gene encoding uncharacterized protein LOC131653000 has protein sequence MHLWPTKNLRDSFKLSYLKNLEWNYQRMEKDKQRQSSTKQKLLEDDDNNNVVDTPQTRVEVVASIGHELLLIFSCCYCCFCCGACVEEK, from the exons atgcATCTTTGGCCAACAAAAAATCTCAGAGATTCCTTCAAGCTATCTTACCTTAAAAACCTCGAATGGAACTACCAAAGAATGGAAAAAGACAAACAACGTCAATCATCAACCAAACAGAAACTGTTGGAAGACGACGACAACAACAACGTTGTTGACACTCCCCAAACTAGAGTGGAAGTGGTAGCTTCCATAGGTCATGAGCTTCTATTGATTTTTTCTTGCTGTTACTGTTGTTTCTGCTGCGGTG CTTGTGTCGAAGAGAAATAA
- the LOC131652999 gene encoding pentatricopeptide repeat-containing protein At3g42630-like, with the protein METVSLTSHNILLLKHSSSSSSSSPQQHHHRHNLIRHRNKPKSFQNPTTKKPFFHQPNSLLSHNHNKPSSLPSLMLYYAENALFHQSQTTWEQLLNSSFNPSFNFISKLFKSYTKNQNFDQITNILHSLNSKNSTLLPQFYSLAISCFGSAGNLKLMEETTIEMVSKGFLMDSKTGNEFLLCYAVYGSLNEMENAYGRFKRSRFLIEENVIRAMAYRYIKKRKFYELGEFVRDVGLGRRNVGNLLWNLLLLSYAANFKMKNLQREFVRMVGLGFRPDVTTFNIRALAFSRMSLFWDLHLSIEHMRSEEVVPDLVSYGCVVDGYLDRKLGRNLEFVLNKMDVDDRPRLSTDPFVFEVLGKGDFHLFSEAFLEYKREEQKWSYRVLIEKYVKKHYRRDQIFWNY; encoded by the coding sequence ATGGAAACCGTTTCTCTCACTTCTCATAATATTCTTCTTCTCAAACActcctcttcttcatcatcttcatctccacAACAACACCATCACCGTCATAACCTAATTCGCCACCGCAATAAACCCAAATCCTTTCAAAACCCCACTACAAAAAAACCATTTTTTCACCAACCCAATTCCTTACTTTCTCACAATCATAACAAACCCTCTTCTCTACCTTCATTGATGTTATACTATGCCGAAAATGCCCTCTTTCATCAATCCCAAACCACATGGGAACAACTCCTAAACAGTTCCTTCAACCCCTCTTTCAATTtcatttcaaaattattcaaatCATATACAAAAAATCAAAACTTTGATCAAATCACCAACATTCTCCATTCTCTAAactccaaaaattcaactttatTACCTCAATTTTACTCATTAGCAATTTCCTGTTTTGGAAGTGCAGGAAACCTAAAATTGATGGAAGAAACAACCATTGAAATGGTTTCAAAGGGTTTTCTAATGGATTCCAAAACAGGTAATGAATTTCTTTTATGCTATGCTGTTTATGGTAGTTTGAATGAAATGGAGAATGCTTATGGAAGGTTTAAGAGATCTAGGTTTTTGATTGAGGAAAATGTGATTAGGGCTATGGCTTATCGTTATATAAAGAAGAGAAAATTctatgaattgggtgagtttgtTAGAGATGTTGGTTTAGGTAGGAGAAATGTAGGGAATCTTTTGTGGAATCTTTTGTTGCTTTCTTATGCTGCTAATTTTAAAATGAAGAATTTGCAGAGGGAGTTTGTTAGGATGGTTGGATTAGGGTTTCGTCCAGATGTTACGACGTTTAATATTCGCGCATTGGCATTTTCGAGGATGTCGTTGTTTTGGGATCTTCATCTTAGTATTGAACATATGAGAAGTGAAGAGGTTGTTCCTGATTTGGTTAGTTATGGTTGTGTTGTGGATGGTTACTtggataggaagcttggaaggAATTTGGAGTTTGTTTTGAATAAAATGGATGTGGATGATCGTCCGAGATTGTCGACGGATCCTTTTGTGTTTGAGGTTTTAGGTAAAGGAGACTTTCACTTGTTTTCGGAGGCGTTTTTGGAGTATAAGAGAGAAGAACAGAAATGGAGTTATAGGGTTTTGATAGAGAAATATGTTAAGAAACATTATAGGAGGGACCAGATATTTTGGAACTACTAA
- the LOC131647469 gene encoding low temperature-induced protein lt101.2 produces MGSETFIEVILAILLPPVGVFLRYGCGVEFWIDLVLTLLGYIPGIIYAIYVLVG; encoded by the exons ATGGGTTCTGAAACATTTATTGAAGTTATACTAGCAATACTCTTACCTCCTGTTGGTGTTTTCCTTCGTTATGGCTGTGGA GTGGAGTTCTGGATAGATCTGGTGCTTACATTACTGGGATACATTCCAGGGATTATATATGCCATTTATGTATTGGTTGGGTGA
- the LOC131647470 gene encoding probable inactive shikimate kinase like 1, chloroplastic, which translates to MESSHLLLTRTCCCSFSLQSPSSSILHFPASRSFRFRRSQTNSSINSSSLPDATSPLPSTATKAAASDLSLAVKKKAADVSPELKGTSIFLVGMKSSLKTSLGILLADVLRYYYFDSDNLVEEAIGGASVAKSFKESDEAGFNDAETEVLKQLSSMVRLVVCAGNGAVQNKTNLALLRHGITLWIDLPLDFVARDVTENQSQFPSFEISTSGSYPEVMDELGALYDEYKNGYATADATISLQKVASQLGYDNLDDITAEDMALEVLGEIEKLTRVKKMMQEAARPF; encoded by the exons ATGGAGAGTAGTCATCTTCTTCTGACACGCACTTGCTGCTGCTCATTCTCACTTCAATCTCCATCTTCATCAATTCTCCATTTCCCAGCCTCTCGTTCCTTCCGATTCCGACGCAGCCAAACAAACTCTTCCATCAATTCTTCTTCACTACCTGACGCTACTTCTCCTCTTCCAT CTACAGCGACTAAGGCTGCTGCCTCAGATTTATCTCTTGCGGTCAAG AAGAAAGCAGCAGATGTATCCCCAGAGTTGAAAGGCACTTCCATATTTTTGGTTG GTATGAAAAGCTCTCTTAAAACCAGTCTAGGAATACTGCTGGCTGATGTATTGCGATATTATTATTTTGACAG CGATAATTTGGTGGAAGAAGCTATAGGCGGTGCATCAGTTGCAAAATCCTTCAAAGAGAGTGATGAAGCCGGCTTCAATGACGCTGAG ACTGAAGTGCTTAAGCAATTGTCGTCTATGGTTCGACTAGTAGTTTGTGCTGGAAATGGTGCTGttcaaaataaaactaattt GGCACTCCTGAGACATGGGATTACATTGTGGATAGATTTGCCTTTAGACTTTGTGGCCAGGGATGTAACCGAAAATCAGAGTCAATTTCCTTCATTTGAGATATCTACTTCAGGATCTTACCCAGAG GTAATGGATGAACTGGGCGCTCTATACGACGAGTACAAAAATGGCTACGCAACAGCTGATGCAACTATTTCACTTCAAA AAGTAGCTTCTCAGTTGGGTTATGACAACTTAGATGACATTACAGCAGAGGACATGGCTTTGGag GTTCTTGGGGAGATTGAGAAGTTGACCAGAGTAAAGAAGATGATGCAAGAAGCTGCAAGGCCATTTTAA